The proteins below come from a single Halococcus salsus genomic window:
- a CDS encoding transposase has protein sequence VDHAHNARVDGPRYRQRSMSESVFSTIKRTLGDAVRARTWYGQFREIVLMCAVHNMKRLL, from the coding sequence CGTCGACCACGCGCACAACGCGCGGGTCGACGGGCCTCGATATCGCCAGCGTTCGATGTCTGAGAGCGTCTTCTCGACGATTAAGCGCACGCTCGGCGACGCCGTGCGTGCGCGAACTTGGTACGGTCAGTTCCGCGAGATCGTTCTGATGTGCGCGGTTCAC